One [Clostridium] saccharolyticum WM1 DNA segment encodes these proteins:
- a CDS encoding CapA family protein has protein sequence MKKTNGLMKILIFFPILLLILLIGWIGVSEWKAAQGNQMPETEDSPRESLAQSESLASEETEILTVEASPSQEETPVTGEETEENPAVQMLFAGDILLSSHVTTAYDKAGSINGVLDEGFRSEISGSDIFMANQEFPFSDRGSAAPEKQFTFRLPPSRVSMMNEIGVDIVALANNHSLDYGTDALVDTCTALDGAGIRYVGAGPDMNRARQLEKIEVNGKTIGFLAASRVYPDADWVANSKKPGMVSGYDPTILLEEIKKAGESCDYVVVYVHWGVERDEKPQEYQRVLGKKIIDAGADLVIGSHPHVLQGIEYYNGKPICYSLGNFIFGSSIPKTALIRANVDFTQGTTTLSLVPGTSKAGFTRTLTQEDDIQGFYQYFQGISFGISVDENGVVHNTGN, from the coding sequence ATGAAGAAGACCAATGGACTGATGAAGATTTTGATCTTCTTTCCCATATTGCTGTTAATTTTGCTTATTGGGTGGATCGGAGTAAGTGAATGGAAGGCAGCACAGGGGAATCAAATGCCTGAGACAGAGGACTCTCCCAGGGAAAGCCTTGCCCAGTCAGAGTCTTTGGCTTCAGAGGAAACGGAAATACTTACCGTGGAGGCATCTCCGTCTCAGGAGGAGACTCCGGTAACCGGGGAAGAAACGGAAGAAAACCCAGCCGTACAGATGCTCTTTGCAGGAGATATATTACTATCCAGTCATGTAACTACTGCTTATGATAAGGCTGGTAGCATAAATGGGGTGCTGGATGAGGGATTTCGAAGCGAAATCAGCGGGTCGGATATTTTTATGGCCAACCAGGAATTCCCTTTCAGTGACCGTGGCTCTGCAGCACCAGAGAAGCAGTTTACATTCCGCCTTCCTCCATCCAGGGTTTCCATGATGAATGAAATCGGGGTTGACATTGTTGCCCTTGCCAACAATCATTCCCTTGATTATGGAACCGATGCTCTTGTGGACACCTGCACGGCCTTAGATGGGGCAGGAATCCGGTATGTAGGAGCAGGTCCAGATATGAACCGGGCCAGACAGCTTGAAAAAATAGAGGTCAACGGAAAAACCATAGGCTTTCTGGCGGCGTCAAGAGTTTATCCAGATGCCGACTGGGTAGCCAACAGCAAAAAGCCGGGAATGGTAAGCGGTTATGATCCAACCATTCTTTTGGAAGAGATCAAAAAGGCGGGAGAAAGCTGTGATTATGTGGTGGTTTACGTCCACTGGGGCGTGGAAAGGGATGAGAAGCCTCAGGAATACCAGCGGGTTCTGGGAAAGAAAATCATCGATGCAGGCGCAGACTTAGTGATCGGAAGCCATCCCCACGTTCTTCAGGGAATCGAATATTACAATGGAAAGCCTATCTGTTACAGCCTTGGAAATTTTATATTTGGAAGCAGCATTCCAAAGACGGCCCTTATAAGGGCCAATGTGGATTTTACCCAGGGAACCACTACGTTATCTCTTGTTCCTGGGACCTCAAAGGCTGGGTTTACCAGGACACTGACCCAGGAAGATGATATCCAGGGCTTTTACCAGTATTTCCAGGGCATATCCTTTGGAATATCGGTGGATGAAAACGGTGTTGTTCACAATACCGGCAATTAA
- a CDS encoding DUF5054 domain-containing protein: protein MTKNELMTKESIKRVHVVFMTHFDMGFTDLADRVLSNYIHDYIPEAIGLAKDLNRDGRKRFVWTLGAFLIDQYLKKAGQAEAERLKEAVARGDICWHGLAFTTHTELMDTDLMDFNLSYGDRLDRQFGRKTIAAKLTDVPGHTKAMVPIMAHHGKQYLHIGVNPSSMNPMVPQSFVWRSGGREILVQYSPVYGSTCHVDGMEDVLEFVFLGDNLGIPTREEVLRQLEALEMKYPGARVEASTLDAYAQKLWERKEELPIITEEIGDSWIHGIASDPVKVRGLRRLLGLKDQWKKQGSFDPDLPEFHGFLENLLMVCEHTWGLDYKKHLFDFKNWKKEDFKKARKENRVTEAMFTERNASLLHAICREKGAEHLESSYERYESSFQEQRAYLQEAVRLLPEDLREEGEQALTWDHLSKEEIWEEGETVHPFEMISIQDWTAAFDGSGAVVYLEKAGKVWIQSGCFGRFTYETYGALNMVSEFYEYNHAFKENMTWSEADFSKPGLENVEGLFNRNYSFGVRDMRKSGATVRILLSGNPAAVTEYGCPERAWIIYTFGAELLCDLLWENKDANKMPEALWFDVTIDVENPCLWKMVIMDQEISPLEVVKGGNRRQHCTEKLVYDGADGMIELKNQDSPLVSLGGRRLYGGCLELPDMKKGLSFCLFNNKWGTNFPMWCQDDCCFRYVLSFRNK from the coding sequence ATGACAAAGAATGAATTAATGACCAAAGAATCAATTAAGAGAGTTCATGTGGTTTTCATGACACATTTTGATATGGGGTTTACGGACCTGGCGGACCGTGTCCTTTCCAACTATATCCACGATTATATTCCGGAAGCCATTGGGCTTGCCAAGGACTTAAACCGGGATGGAAGAAAGCGGTTTGTCTGGACCCTGGGGGCTTTCTTAATTGACCAGTATTTAAAAAAGGCGGGACAGGCAGAGGCTGAGAGGCTGAAGGAAGCCGTGGCAAGAGGAGATATCTGCTGGCATGGATTGGCTTTTACCACTCATACGGAACTGATGGACACAGATCTGATGGATTTTAACCTAAGCTATGGGGACAGACTGGACAGACAGTTTGGCAGAAAAACCATTGCAGCAAAGCTGACTGACGTGCCAGGCCATACCAAAGCTATGGTGCCCATTATGGCTCACCATGGGAAACAGTATCTGCATATCGGGGTAAATCCTTCATCCATGAATCCCATGGTTCCCCAAAGCTTTGTGTGGCGGTCCGGAGGCAGGGAAATCCTAGTCCAGTATTCTCCGGTTTATGGCTCCACCTGCCATGTGGACGGCATGGAGGATGTTCTGGAGTTTGTATTTTTAGGGGACAATCTGGGCATTCCCACCAGGGAAGAGGTATTAAGGCAATTAGAAGCATTGGAAATGAAATATCCCGGGGCCAGGGTAGAGGCCTCTACATTGGATGCCTATGCCCAAAAGCTGTGGGAAAGAAAAGAGGAGCTTCCCATAATTACGGAGGAAATCGGGGACTCCTGGATCCATGGCATTGCCTCTGATCCGGTTAAGGTCAGGGGGCTCAGACGGCTTTTGGGCCTGAAAGACCAGTGGAAAAAGCAGGGAAGCTTTGATCCGGATTTGCCTGAGTTCCATGGGTTTCTGGAAAATCTCCTGATGGTTTGTGAACATACCTGGGGGCTGGATTATAAAAAGCACCTGTTTGATTTTAAAAACTGGAAGAAGGAAGATTTTAAAAAGGCCCGTAAAGAAAACCGTGTGACAGAGGCGATGTTTACGGAAAGGAATGCATCTCTGTTACATGCCATCTGCAGGGAAAAGGGAGCGGAGCATCTGGAAAGCTCCTATGAACGGTACGAAAGTTCCTTTCAGGAACAGCGGGCTTATCTGCAGGAAGCAGTCCGGCTTCTTCCGGAGGATTTAAGAGAAGAAGGGGAACAGGCCCTTACATGGGACCACCTTTCTAAGGAGGAGATATGGGAAGAAGGGGAAACGGTCCATCCCTTTGAGATGATCTCCATACAGGATTGGACGGCAGCATTTGACGGAAGCGGCGCTGTGGTTTATCTGGAAAAAGCGGGAAAGGTCTGGATCCAGTCTGGGTGCTTTGGCCGTTTTACTTATGAAACCTATGGGGCCCTGAATATGGTATCAGAATTTTATGAGTACAATCATGCTTTTAAGGAAAATATGACCTGGTCGGAAGCCGATTTTTCCAAGCCGGGTCTGGAAAACGTAGAGGGACTTTTCAACAGGAATTATTCCTTTGGGGTAAGGGATATGAGAAAATCCGGTGCTACGGTAAGAATCCTTCTGTCAGGAAATCCGGCAGCAGTAACGGAATACGGCTGTCCTGAGAGGGCCTGGATCATCTATACCTTTGGTGCCGAACTTTTATGCGATCTTTTGTGGGAAAATAAGGATGCCAATAAAATGCCGGAAGCCCTTTGGTTTGATGTAACGATTGATGTGGAAAACCCCTGCCTTTGGAAAATGGTAATCATGGACCAGGAGATCTCCCCCCTGGAAGTAGTCAAGGGAGGGAACCGGAGACAGCATTGTACGGAAAAGCTGGTCTACGACGGGGCAGACGGGATGATAGAGCTGAAGAATCAGGATTCTCCCCTGGTAAGCTTAGGGGGCAGACGGTTATATGGCGGCTGCCTGGAGCTTCCTGATATGAAGAAAGGATTATCCTTCTGTTTGTTTAACAATAAGTGGGGAACCAATTTCCCCATGTGGTGCCAGGATGACTGCTGCTTTCGTTATGTCCTGAGCTTCCGTAATAAGTAA
- a CDS encoding CehA/McbA family metallohydrolase, with translation MKEKTITVQRVAAKAEEGLYLMVPFSVPEEAASMELSYEYDRKNNIIDFGLLNETGELIGWSGSNRNQIFLSDGRSSDGFASVPIRQGEWNILLGAYQIQEQGVEITYKVTFHVKGMRLLKGDTHLHSTGSDGNMSVEELALGAEREGLDFLFVTDHNNYAHNNWLRSTEQVTMIPGVEWTHYKGHMGMLGRKRPFRSFLSNSLGRTVEILKEAGDSGAFRVINHPFCRWCGWKWGLEQVPFDGVEVWNGGLEPESNQDCLSWWDERLKEGKKIPITGGSDFHKYEPGRMPASPCTCVYAMSNSAEDILEGLKKGHSYLSISPEGPMMEAWAGDRLMGDDIHRGFIIRFTFWNLKKGDVISLVSKERREEIPCDSDRLSMERKAGEPGYLRVEIRRSLIPGYPQTTVLLSNPFYITGDKVERKNVF, from the coding sequence ATGAAGGAAAAAACCATTACAGTTCAAAGGGTGGCTGCAAAGGCGGAGGAAGGATTGTATTTAATGGTTCCTTTTTCCGTACCGGAAGAGGCGGCCTCCATGGAGCTGTCATACGAATACGACCGTAAGAATAATATCATAGATTTCGGCCTGTTAAATGAAACGGGGGAACTGATCGGCTGGTCAGGCTCCAACCGGAACCAGATTTTCCTCTCTGATGGCAGGAGCTCGGATGGATTTGCATCGGTTCCAATAAGGCAGGGAGAGTGGAACATACTTCTGGGAGCTTATCAGATCCAGGAACAGGGAGTGGAAATTACATATAAAGTCACATTTCATGTAAAAGGCATGAGGCTGCTGAAAGGAGACACCCACCTTCATTCCACAGGCTCCGATGGAAATATGTCCGTGGAGGAGCTGGCCCTTGGGGCAGAGCGGGAAGGGCTGGATTTTTTGTTTGTTACGGATCATAACAATTATGCCCATAATAATTGGCTCCGCTCCACGGAACAGGTGACCATGATCCCTGGGGTAGAGTGGACCCATTACAAAGGGCATATGGGAATGCTGGGGAGGAAACGGCCGTTTCGAAGCTTTCTTTCAAATTCATTGGGAAGGACCGTGGAAATCCTTAAGGAGGCAGGGGATAGCGGGGCTTTTCGGGTAATCAACCATCCCTTTTGCCGCTGGTGCGGCTGGAAGTGGGGGCTGGAGCAGGTTCCTTTTGATGGGGTGGAGGTATGGAATGGAGGTTTGGAGCCGGAAAGCAACCAGGACTGCTTAAGCTGGTGGGATGAAAGGCTTAAGGAAGGAAAAAAAATTCCCATAACAGGAGGAAGCGATTTCCATAAATATGAGCCGGGAAGGATGCCTGCCTCTCCATGTACCTGTGTTTACGCCATGTCAAATTCCGCTGAGGATATACTGGAAGGTCTAAAAAAAGGTCATTCCTATCTGTCCATTTCGCCGGAAGGTCCCATGATGGAAGCCTGGGCCGGAGACCGTCTCATGGGAGATGATATCCATAGGGGATTTATAATACGGTTCACGTTCTGGAACTTAAAAAAGGGGGATGTGATTTCTCTGGTTTCCAAGGAACGCAGAGAAGAGATCCCCTGTGATTCAGACCGGCTTTCCATGGAAAGAAAGGCGGGAGAGCCGGGGTATCTCCGTGTGGAGATCAGGCGGAGCCTTATTCCGGGTTATCCTCAAACGACGGTGCTTCTTTCCAATCCTTTTTATATAACCGGTGATAAGGTTGAAAGAAAAAACGTCTTTTAA
- a CDS encoding carbohydrate ABC transporter permease — translation MKDNLGKNNLTGFWNVLFLLLTAFIFLTMFLPMWNVFVVSTSTALDSSQSGIKLWWSKFSVEGFFYVFRVTKMARPFLNSLLITTTGTVIQVLLSALAGYVLIQKSLPLKNYISSFIMLTMMVPGDLTLISVYQLNKQLSLLNTYQGLVLNGLVSGFSIMMMRNYFETVPYSLAESARMDGAGELKIFGSIYMPISLPGFATVFFMEYVARWNSIMLPATLITDEKKYTLPLMLKQMIMSVDSTSGTAATPDNAIMAAIVISTLPLLIIYLFAQGFLLEGINMGAVKG, via the coding sequence ATGAAGGATAATTTAGGTAAAAACAATTTGACAGGTTTTTGGAATGTGCTTTTTTTGCTTTTGACGGCGTTCATTTTTCTTACCATGTTTCTTCCCATGTGGAATGTATTTGTGGTATCCACCTCAACGGCCCTTGATTCTTCACAAAGCGGGATCAAGCTGTGGTGGTCTAAATTCAGTGTGGAAGGCTTTTTCTATGTATTCCGGGTGACGAAAATGGCAAGGCCATTTCTTAATTCTCTTCTTATTACTACAACGGGTACCGTGATCCAGGTTCTTTTGTCGGCCCTTGCAGGTTATGTTCTCATACAAAAGAGCCTTCCTTTAAAAAATTATATCTCCTCCTTTATCATGCTCACTATGATGGTGCCTGGGGACTTAACTCTGATATCGGTTTACCAGTTAAATAAGCAGTTATCATTGTTAAATACTTATCAGGGACTGGTTTTAAACGGCCTGGTGTCAGGCTTCAGTATTATGATGATGAGAAATTATTTTGAGACGGTTCCTTATTCTCTTGCGGAATCAGCCAGAATGGATGGGGCAGGGGAACTTAAAATTTTCGGAAGCATTTACATGCCCATTTCTCTTCCGGGATTTGCAACTGTATTTTTCATGGAATATGTGGCCAGATGGAACTCCATCATGCTTCCCGCAACCTTGATCACTGATGAGAAGAAGTATACCCTTCCACTGATGCTGAAGCAGATGATTATGTCTGTGGATTCCACTTCCGGGACGGCGGCAACTCCGGATAATGCCATTATGGCGGCCATCGTGATATCCACCTTGCCGCTGCTGATCATTTATCTATTTGCCCAGGGGTTTCTTCTGGAGGGAATCAATATGGGAGCCGTTAAGGGCTGA
- a CDS encoding ABC transporter permease subunit, protein MKGQLKKKILRYKEIYLLLVPVLIYFLVFSYYPLVLGILKSFQKVKLLGGYEMAGIHNYKEIFGDRQYRQAFVNSLAVGGGTFLLQFVWGLMIAVLLNEIRNKAAKSLFQTVTYIPYLLSWSVVGGLWISILSPAGMVNGIMKVMSGGGYAPLVFMSEGRYARFIMIFTGAWKGAGYFAALFLAAMIGIDSALYESARMDGATRIRQIRYITLPVIVPTMKVVAVLSVMGILRNFDQIFVMMNASISDKVKNLLVLIYEQGIIQFNVGTATAAATVVLFATLLITSAVRRMLKYDEIYS, encoded by the coding sequence TTGAAAGGACAGCTTAAGAAAAAGATATTGCGCTATAAGGAAATCTATCTGCTGCTGGTCCCCGTTCTTATTTACTTTCTTGTATTTTCTTATTATCCTCTGGTATTGGGGATTTTAAAAAGCTTTCAGAAGGTAAAACTTCTGGGAGGATATGAGATGGCAGGGATTCATAATTATAAGGAGATATTCGGGGATAGGCAGTACAGGCAGGCATTTGTCAACAGCCTGGCAGTAGGCGGAGGAACCTTTCTTTTGCAGTTTGTATGGGGACTTATGATCGCGGTATTGCTCAATGAAATCAGGAATAAGGCGGCAAAATCCCTGTTCCAGACGGTTACTTACATCCCGTACCTTCTGTCCTGGTCCGTGGTGGGAGGATTGTGGATCTCCATTTTATCCCCGGCGGGCATGGTAAACGGCATCATGAAAGTCATGTCAGGCGGCGGCTATGCTCCGCTGGTTTTTATGTCAGAGGGACGTTACGCCAGATTTATCATGATTTTTACTGGCGCATGGAAGGGGGCCGGCTATTTTGCGGCCCTGTTCCTGGCGGCCATGATCGGAATTGATTCGGCCCTGTATGAATCTGCAAGAATGGATGGGGCCACAAGAATCAGGCAGATCCGCTACATTACCCTGCCGGTCATTGTACCAACGATGAAGGTGGTGGCGGTGCTGTCGGTTATGGGGATCCTGCGGAATTTTGACCAGATTTTCGTTATGATGAATGCTTCCATCAGCGACAAGGTGAAAAATCTTCTGGTTCTGATCTATGAGCAGGGCATCATCCAGTTTAATGTGGGAACCGCTACGGCGGCTGCCACCGTGGTTTTGTTCGCCACCCTGCTGATCACTTCGGCAGTCAGAAGGATGCTGAAATATGATGAGATTTATTCCTGA
- a CDS encoding ABC transporter substrate-binding protein yields MKKSRVMSMLAAALMVGSITACGTQESAGMKDSQTEKSQTEEIKKEEGKTGAGSQERKEAGGSVKIISANTGGKDEAEMKLFAEALSQATGLTVEIEKPASDYDKVLMQKLSGGETYDLIYVTASQYANLADQGALMDITDRVKDSEILTKNVDPAEWKDITIGGKIYAGFNKKEIHRVVALNNTLLKKAGIDYKKIEPTMDGYYDVMKKLKNSSQVPDFYPFDAILSETYDLQPWMAAKGLKDGVVLDDAGKKYAPYAEDEAAPVWEWFKKLYDNGLLDPSSFVDKTKDMRAKMGASSQKTAVTTDWTAWVGLHNANARAGGISPEDYEIVSLPGLKTPDGSYMLVKGSASLFAVPANAENPDGAMKVLEYFATQEGGNLLSTGILGHDYTGTEGKYELTETGTQHGNDHGAPFPIYKDFKPIFGFNPGVEEALSYSSYASIDMIIPNEKDYKEIVGKWGIKIIKGEVSAAEGLAGMRKELVDRKVTDR; encoded by the coding sequence ATGAAAAAAAGTAGAGTCATGTCAATGCTTGCGGCCGCCCTTATGGTAGGTTCCATCACTGCCTGCGGTACCCAGGAAAGTGCAGGCATGAAAGACAGCCAGACAGAGAAAAGCCAGACAGAAGAAATCAAAAAAGAAGAAGGCAAGACAGGAGCAGGCAGCCAGGAAAGGAAAGAAGCAGGGGGCAGCGTAAAAATCATTTCGGCCAACACAGGAGGCAAAGATGAGGCGGAGATGAAGCTTTTTGCAGAGGCCCTTTCCCAGGCAACAGGTCTTACGGTGGAAATTGAAAAACCTGCATCGGATTATGATAAAGTTCTCATGCAGAAACTAAGCGGCGGCGAAACCTATGATCTGATTTATGTCACGGCAAGCCAGTATGCCAATCTTGCAGATCAGGGAGCCCTGATGGATATTACGGACCGGGTGAAAGACTCTGAGATTCTTACAAAAAATGTTGATCCGGCAGAATGGAAGGATATTACCATTGGAGGAAAAATCTATGCAGGCTTCAACAAAAAGGAGATTCACCGGGTGGTGGCCCTTAACAACACGCTCCTTAAGAAGGCGGGAATTGATTATAAGAAGATCGAGCCTACCATGGATGGATATTATGATGTGATGAAGAAGTTAAAGAACAGCAGTCAGGTCCCTGATTTTTATCCCTTTGACGCTATTTTATCAGAAACCTATGATCTGCAGCCCTGGATGGCAGCAAAGGGGTTAAAAGACGGTGTGGTTCTTGATGACGCCGGAAAAAAATATGCACCCTATGCAGAGGACGAGGCAGCACCAGTGTGGGAATGGTTTAAAAAGCTATATGACAATGGTCTTCTGGATCCCTCTTCCTTTGTTGATAAGACAAAGGATATGAGAGCTAAGATGGGGGCTTCCTCTCAGAAAACAGCGGTGACAACCGATTGGACGGCGTGGGTTGGTTTACATAATGCAAACGCTAGGGCAGGCGGAATCTCTCCCGAAGATTATGAGATCGTCTCTCTTCCCGGCCTTAAGACACCGGATGGAAGCTATATGCTGGTCAAAGGAAGCGCCAGTTTGTTTGCAGTACCGGCCAATGCAGAGAACCCTGACGGAGCCATGAAGGTTTTGGAATATTTTGCAACTCAGGAAGGAGGAAACCTTCTTTCAACCGGAATCTTAGGCCATGACTATACCGGTACTGAGGGCAAGTATGAATTGACGGAAACCGGTACCCAGCATGGCAATGATCATGGAGCCCCTTTCCCTATCTACAAGGATTTTAAACCGATTTTCGGATTTAATCCTGGAGTGGAGGAAGCGTTAAGCTACAGCAGCTATGCGTCCATTGACATGATCATTCCCAATGAAAAGGATTACAAGGAAATCGTAGGCAAATGGGGAATCAAGATTATCAAGGGAGAGGTTTCCGCTGCTGAGGGTCTTGCGGGCATGAGAAAAGAGCTTGTGGACCGGAAAGTGACCGACCGGTAA
- a CDS encoding GntR family transcriptional regulator yields MEKEQFLYKKVYLDLKNKILTGELTEGACLPQTGELASEYGVSTITITNALNALRTEGYLNRIKGKGSFIQLPARDVETFEDSFDGSGEQCEIRAGDKMLGLVLEHVSSCFGLDMMYAMDAIAAEAGYKLCVRFSYGEREKETEEIEFLKELGVSGIIVMPCHGLYYNTEILKLVIEEFPMVLIDKNMEGIPVPSVRTDNHLAMKELVDHLVRKGNKKIGFITFSENGTSSLKDRRKGFLEAIRAAGMEHMKECCLEGSEKIKIYSDDFDSGIKEMIDQYFNENEDLDAVICAEYGIARWLGNRKGITVCCIDEDYLSPGGPKFTHIRQNEKKIAFEAIDILLKQVEKDLSCSQMDCLVPGIFCEC; encoded by the coding sequence ATGGAAAAAGAACAGTTTTTATATAAAAAGGTTTATCTGGATTTAAAGAATAAGATCCTTACGGGAGAGTTGACGGAAGGAGCGTGTCTGCCCCAGACTGGAGAGCTGGCATCTGAATATGGAGTCAGCACCATCACCATTACCAATGCCTTGAATGCTCTGAGAACCGAAGGTTACTTAAACCGCATCAAGGGCAAGGGAAGCTTTATCCAGCTTCCGGCCAGGGACGTTGAGACGTTTGAGGACAGCTTTGATGGGTCAGGGGAGCAATGTGAGATCCGGGCCGGAGATAAAATGCTGGGTCTTGTCCTGGAGCATGTTTCCTCCTGTTTCGGACTTGACATGATGTATGCGATGGATGCCATAGCGGCTGAGGCCGGCTATAAGCTGTGCGTTCGCTTTTCTTACGGCGAAAGGGAAAAGGAAACGGAAGAAATTGAATTTTTAAAGGAGCTGGGGGTCAGCGGTATCATTGTTATGCCATGCCATGGACTTTATTATAATACGGAAATTCTAAAGCTTGTCATAGAAGAATTTCCCATGGTTTTGATCGATAAGAACATGGAGGGAATCCCTGTCCCATCTGTAAGAACAGACAATCATCTTGCCATGAAGGAGCTGGTGGACCATCTGGTCCGTAAAGGGAATAAAAAGATCGGATTTATTACTTTTTCGGAAAACGGGACTTCTTCCTTAAAGGACAGAAGAAAAGGGTTTCTGGAGGCAATAAGGGCTGCAGGAATGGAACACATGAAGGAGTGCTGCCTGGAAGGCTCTGAAAAGATTAAAATCTATTCTGATGATTTTGACTCAGGGATTAAGGAGATGATTGATCAGTATTTTAATGAGAATGAGGATTTAGATGCGGTCATTTGTGCCGAATATGGAATTGCAAGATGGCTTGGTAACCGAAAGGGAATAACAGTATGCTGTATTGACGAGGATTATTTGTCTCCCGGAGGCCCGAAGTTCACTCATATAAGGCAGAATGAAAAGAAAATTGCTTTTGAAGCCATTGACATCCTGTTAAAGCAGGTGGAAAAAGATCTGTCTTGCAGCCAGATGGACTGCCTGGTACCAGGGATATTTTGCGAGTGCTAA
- a CDS encoding DegV family protein, with translation MSYKIIGDSCLDLTAELKKDPHFQIIPLILQVGNVQVIDDETFDQKSFLELVKSSSECPKTACPSPELFKEAYECEEDQVFVITLSEHLSGSYNSAVLGKKLYEEEHGNNGKKIAVLGSDSASAGQLNIALYVQSLCQASLPFEEIEEKARTFLKNMKTYFVLESLDTLRKNGRLTGLQAFFATALNIKPVMGSDAGVIIKLDQARGINKALARMVDLALKEGGDTRDKVLVISHCNNPERAEHVKQEMMKQARFKDVIIAETAGVATVYANDGGIVMTL, from the coding sequence ATGAGCTATAAAATCATTGGGGACAGTTGCCTGGATCTTACGGCAGAATTAAAAAAGGATCCTCACTTTCAGATAATTCCCCTTATATTGCAGGTGGGGAATGTTCAGGTAATCGATGACGAGACCTTTGACCAGAAAAGCTTTCTGGAGCTGGTGAAAAGCAGCAGTGAGTGTCCCAAAACGGCATGTCCCTCACCAGAGCTGTTTAAAGAGGCCTATGAGTGTGAGGAGGACCAGGTTTTTGTGATCACTTTGTCCGAGCATTTAAGCGGGAGCTATAACAGCGCGGTTTTGGGAAAAAAGCTTTACGAAGAAGAACATGGGAACAACGGGAAAAAGATCGCGGTACTGGGTTCGGATTCTGCCTCAGCAGGGCAGTTGAATATCGCTCTTTACGTCCAGTCTCTTTGCCAGGCATCCCTTCCATTTGAAGAGATCGAAGAGAAGGCTAGGACCTTCCTTAAGAATATGAAGACTTATTTTGTTCTGGAAAGTCTGGACACCTTAAGAAAGAATGGACGCCTCACAGGGCTTCAGGCCTTTTTTGCCACTGCCCTCAATATCAAACCTGTTATGGGATCAGATGCCGGCGTGATCATTAAGCTGGACCAGGCCAGGGGGATTAACAAGGCTCTGGCCCGCATGGTGGATCTTGCCCTCAAGGAAGGCGGAGATACCAGAGACAAAGTTTTGGTCATTTCCCACTGCAATAACCCGGAGCGGGCGGAGCATGTGAAGCAGGAGATGATGAAGCAGGCGCGTTTCAAAGATGTGATTATCGCAGAAACGGCCGGAGTTGCTACCGTATATGCCAATGACGGCGGAATCGTTATGACCCTTTAA